From the Drechmeria coniospora strain ARSEF 6962 chromosome 02, whole genome shotgun sequence genome, the window ATCAGGTCGCTCGATTGCCACGATGCTCTACGTATCAGTGGTGAACGGCTTGGGCGTACAGCACGGGAGGCTCGTGCAAGGTGTTCGTATCGACAGACCCGTGGAGAGAACGAATCCGACTCTGGGTATTGAATCCATACGCTTGATACCAGTTCCTACTGAGATGTTATTATTCGGAACACCCTTCTGGAGAGCATTACTTATATTCGTCATGCTTGCATTTAGATTGGCGGTTTTGAGTGCAAGGCACCTGGATGGAGCTGGCTCTACTTGTGCAGATTAATTCCTTAATGCCTACGATACTCGAATTAATAATATTCGTAATTGGTAATTCACACAGTACAACTAGCCGTACAATTACGTTCAGGTACGAGTAATAGCTGTACTTACGGTGATCCGTACCTTCGGTACAGTGTGtggagtactgcaagtgcagtattCCTGGCTACCCTACACTTGCAACCACTTTGCTTGTGATTTTGCCTGCTATAGACAGGTTATTAAGTATGTTGCATAGTAATGAATAGATTACTTAGAATATCAGCCGGACCACCATAGTGTGAGCAGAGCCCGTCTCTTGTATAATCCTGTTATACTGATGCCAGCAAATCAAATGACACGGAGTACCGACTCTGAGTTCACATGCTGCTCGGAAGCTGCTGTGGACAAGGAGGACTCCCAGGCTCTGTCTGGGACAGCGGTGTCATGACACCACCAGACACACACAACTGCGCTACAGCCACTACAGTTACTACCACTTTACATCCGAAAATTGCCCATGAAACAAGACCTCCATAGAAGTGCCTTTGGTTAACTACTACTGTATCCAAACATGTCTGCATCAGCATACAGTGAGGGAGTGGCGTCGTATTCACCGGCATGTTCGGGGTGCCGTAGTACCACTAGGCCGTCATGTCAACGTCGTCCAGGAGTTGATCAGATCTACTAGAGGCAAGCCTCTCGGTGCTTCATGCTTGGAAATCTGGAAAGCAGATGTGTGTACAGTAACTatgcgacgtcgaggccgtgtGCTCCACTCGTCCATGAGCCGAAACGATCAAATTGAGACGCTGCTCGAAAAGAATTTCATGCTTGTTCTGAACGCAGAATATGCACTGATGTTCCCGTCATCTTGTACTCCTCGATGCGCCGTGACCAAATATAAACCGCCTATGCTCTCGCcaaagaaaaaaaaatcagCATTTTCTGTTGAGAGTTTTCTCCCCGCATGTGCGCTAGCCGTCGAAACGAAGCCCAGGCGTTATGTGACGTGGCCGCCATTCCTTCTTCGTCAGCCATGGGTGAAAAGTGTGTACCATGCAGCATCGGTCGTGGTCGTGAATTCGTAAAATAATGCAGTATGATCGGATCGGATCAAGTGCTCGTCGCGGCACCGGACAGACAGCCTAGGCACACCACCTCCCCAAGCAGTCCCTTCTCGACACAGCAGCGGCTGCAAACGACGGAACGGTGACCGTGAGCATCCCATcccatgccgccgtcggatGTCTTCTTTCGGCACGGCTCATCGAGCGTAGAGTCCACTAAGCGGCGAGGTGGCGGTGGCCGCTGTTGATTCGGAGGCACGTCGGCATCCGTCATGGTCGTGCTAAAGGGCGGGACGAAAAGGTCCCGGTCGGACAGCAGAGGCACGCTCTGGCACTCTCTGATGCAGACAAAGCAGGTCTGTAGGCTGCAGCCCTGACACACGGCAAAGGAGTCGACGTCTGATTTCTTGGTTGGTCTGCGGTGGCAGATGTGGCAAGGCGCGAGGAGGACCGGCATTTCGCCACCGGGGGTGGGCCGGCCCTGGTTCTGACCTTGCAGCGGTCTGTGCTGGGGAGGTGGTTGCCTCGGTCTGTGCGTGTGTGGTACCGGTTCATCGTGAAAAaacgcgtcgtcgtcgtcatcgtcgtcgtcgtcgtcgctcagTATCCTCGCGAGCTTCGACAGCGGGAACAGTTTGCGTGGGGGGAGCTCCGGGTGTGAGGGGGTCAGCAGGTAGAGATTTCCCTGCTTCTCTGGACTGTAGAGCCTATAgatgccgccatcgtcgtcttcacgTCTTCGCTTGCGGCCGAGCTGGTGCAGGCTGTCGGAGGCGTCACGACCGCCACCCATGTATGGCATCGTGTGTGGAAACGAGGCAAGTAAAAAACTCGAGTCAAACGCTGGTCGATGGGAGCAATATGCAGAGAGGAGCCCGAATATTCGGCTTCAACCACTGTCCGAGGCTTCATACATCGAGAGGTGGCTGCAGATGGGTAGGAGAAGTCGAATAAGGGGAAAGGGTTGGGTTGGGGTGGTTGGTAAGTCGCTCGAGGTGCCTCTCGCTTCGTTGATGAGGTGCACGGTCTATGTTTAGTCCGTCTGACCGAGTCGCCTGCGCGCCGTTCTCATTGGTGGCGGTTACAGCGGCACAGCGCTCTCCGTAGCGCCCATTGCCGCCCTCTCGCGTCTCCACCACCAACCGTGACGGGTGCGGGAACGCtatgagtacttacttaagtactccgtaagtactgtacaagtagtaatTACCGCTCATTCACAGTACCAATTCGTGCGGCGACCGCTTGGCTCGCAGCGGTTCATGCACACTCTCTCACGACACAGCATCCATCACAATCACCACCAATCCGTTGGGAGGTCAACCATTTTCATCCTTCATCCAAGTCGCGAGCTGTTGGCGAGTCGCCAGAGATAAAATGTTTCGACAAAAAAAAGGATTGAAATCGTACGTCTGATTTACACTCTACCTGCCGCTGCCACTCGACTTCTTTCAAAACATCAACCTCCATTCTACCCGCCTCCGCCGACAAAGGAAGCCGTTCCAGGGGGAGACTAGTATACATGCGAGGCCACGAGGCGGCCATGTCGTTAGCGGCGGACCTTGGTCTCGGCGGGAGGGTCGTAGGCAATCTTTCTCGACTTCAGCCACGCCCACTTGTACCGCTTCACCCAGACGCTCAGGGCCCAGAGGGCCGACGTGACAACCAGCACCTTCATGCCCATCTTCTTGCGGTCGTCCATctcgggctcggccgccCAGTTGAGGAACTCGACAACATCCTTGGCCatctgcgacgacgacgcgggcgTGCCGTCTTCGtactcgacgaggccgtcgtagAGCACACGagccatggcgatgccggtgccggggAAGTAGGGGTTGAAGTTCATTCCGGGAGCGACTTGAGCGCCGGCGGGAGGCTCCTCGGGGTACCCGGTCAGCAAGCTGAAGATGTAGTCGCATCCGCCGTGGCGGCCCTTGACGATGAGGCTCAGGTCCGGCGGCAGAGCACCGTTGTTGGCGGCTCGGGCAGCCTCCTCGTTCTTGTAGGGGGGAGGGATGTAGTCGGCGAGCTTTCCGGCGCGCATCTGGATCTCGCCTTGATCGTCGGGTTCGCCGGGGTACTCGTTCTCCTCGGCCagggccttggcctcgtcgacggtcagGACGCTGCCGACAAGCGTTCGGTAGGGCACTCGTTCCAGGGAGTGGCAGCTGGCGCAAACCTCGCGGTAGACTTGGAAGCCTCGCCGGAGACTAGAAAGGGTACGTCATCAGCATCGGACGGAGGACCTGCCGAGCAAGGGGTGGCGGCAGTCTTACGCCTGGTGGTCAAATGTCTTGAACCACTGCTGGTGAACCCAAGGGTACTTGGTAGAGTGCATGCTGCGATGAGGCATTAGCATTGGGTCGCGAAAGTGATTGTCGGGCGCCGAAATCCGACACGTcgcacgcggccgaggcctgcCGCACAGGGGAGTCGCCTCCGCCAACGGCGAACTCTTGCGGACAAAGGCCATGGCCAGGGCATCACGTACCCTTCCTCGATGGGGGCCGCAGCGTGGGCGACAGGTCCGTAGAGGTGATAGTACCAGGcaagggaggcggcggcgacggtggtcGAGGCGATGGCAGCCAAGTTCATTCGTGCAGGGGCCGCTTCACCGGCAGCGCCCGAGCTGGTCGAGGCAGCACGCTAGACGAAACGAACATGGTCAGCATCAGTTCAATTGGCTTCGGACCATCCCCCGATGCAGTTCGGCATGCAGTTCGGCCCGCCGGGGTCGGCCATGCTGCTCCCTCGGCAAACGGGAAGCTTCGCGGCCTGCGCAGCGGATAGGTGGCTCTACCTTTGACATGGTGGACGCGCCATTCCGAAGTCCATTGATGGTGCGCGCCGAGCGCAAGCAGGACCTTGCCAACATGATCGGCAAGTTGTACCGTACGCGCAGGGAGAGTCGAGATCAGGACGAGACGTCGatatggggggggggagggggggtgagATCGATCTCGAGTCGAGGTCGAAAAGGCTCAGCTGTAGTGGTCATGGAGAAAATCCAGCGTTGTTCCGAAATGGGCCGACGCTGATTGGCTCGAGTCACGTGCAGTGGGAAGGTCGAGGCAACACTGGCCGGGGCAGCTCGGTGGAGCTGACGGCTGAGGTGGCAAGagaagtgcaagtactccgtacggagtaatacagtacttacttgcaaaTGATGCTTATTAGTATTAAACCCTaccaactacggagtacagcacggagtatggagcacaagtacaagtattcgGTAGGTAGTTGGTGAATACTaagcatgtactgtactccgatcccatacggagtacaatgcttgtaggtgtaagtatggagtacggaatacatgtgctgtagggacacttaattacagtaagtgGACAGCTAAgtcctgtacttgctgcaagtacaagtacttgcaaacTGAGCAAGGCCCAGGGCAGGGCACTGTAAAGCATCGCAtattaatacctagtacagtatgCATGCGGCACTGGCTCCCCTcgccaagtacaagtacatgcttgtGCACTGCATCGCTCCATGTAGCGCTGGAGTTACCACTCCTCAGTGGTTCATACAGCAGTAATACTCCATCAGTACTTACCAGGTAGTACACTTAGGCACCAACAAAGGTAGCCTGTAGGTGCCTGGCTCACGCTGCCGGGTACCCAGTACTTTGCTAGTCACGTAAAGGATGTCCTGCACCCGGTACCAGGTACCATCCCTCTCACGCGCGTCGTGGttggagtactccgcaagtacggagactgtactccgtaggcacCGTTTTTCCCGCCGTTGCCCCGCCCCCACCATAACAATTTCCCAAACAGCCATTCTCTCGCTCGGCCGCAGCAACTTGGAATCTTACCGACTCGTATCATCTCTCTGGCTGCTCCTGCTGGTTCTGCATCACTCCGCAACTCATAATGCTTGACACCAGCAAGGTCTTCTCCCTCGAAGGGAAGGGTCTGAAGCtcgacacggccgccgaTGTCGAGGCCCATATCGCCGATCTCCGTgccaacgacgtcgaggaggtccGTCTGCTCGGAAACacgctcggcgtcgaagcGTGCAAGCTGCTAGGCGAAGTCCTGGCCACGAAGAAGAACCTCAAGGTAGGACTTCCCCGGTGCCCCGGCTTGTCTGACGCCTCGTTTCACGCCTGACCCGTCATGCAGGTTGCCAACCTTGCCGATATTTTCACGGGAAGACTCCTGTCCGAAATC encodes:
- a CDS encoding cytochrome c1, heme protein precursor is translated as MLARSCLRSARTINGLRNGASTMSKRAASTSSGAAGEAAPARMNLAAIASTTVAAASLAWYYHLYGPVAHAAAPIEEGMHSTKYPWVHQQWFKTFDHQALRRGFQVYREVCASCHSLERVPYRTLVGSVLTVDEAKALAEENEYPGEPDDQGEIQMRAGKLADYIPPPYKNEEAARAANNGALPPDLSLIVKGRHGGCDYIFSLLTGYPEEPPAGAQVAPGMNFNPYFPGTGIAMARVLYDGLVEYEDGTPASSSQMAKDVVEFLNWAAEPEMDDRKKMGMKVLVVTSALWALSVWVKRYKWAWLKSRKIAYDPPAETKVRR